Part of the Zea mays cultivar B73 chromosome 4, Zm-B73-REFERENCE-NAM-5.0, whole genome shotgun sequence genome is shown below.
ATTTTTTCGATTGCTGCCTTGTCTCTTTGAAGTGGTTTTCTTTGGTTTCCCCTTTGCTCCCCCAGCCTTGCTGCAGCTGCTATTTGAGCTACTCTTGACATCTGCTTCATTTGATATATTTCTTAATTCAGAGGCAGCGGCAAGTAAGGCATTAGTTTCGAGTTTGCTAATGCTAACTGGACACACACTCTCACTAGATCCCATTTGAACTTCACCATCCAGGACACCAACACCTTTTGGTTGCTCAGATTTTCTCTTGTCCTTATTCAATCCATGCAGCTCAGCTTTTCCAATCAGATACTTCTCCCACTCTTCTCGCATAACCTTATTGAAAACAAGTAAGTCGCCATTACAAGGGTTTACAAGGTTTCCTGTTCATAATCTTAGAAACAAGCTTGCATTCAACATGGAAGGAAGACACTTGTGCAAGCAAACATAGAAAGTTCATAACAACAGAGTAGTGAACTAGTGATATATAGATTGATGCTGGCTTCATTTAAGACCTGAACAATTACCTGACAGGGGCCTTTTAATATGCATTCCTGCAGCTGCAAGCATGTGCGTTCATCTTTACATGATACCAAAACTATGCCACTTTCATCATTTTTGTCCTCATCATGCACATTCCCGGCACTGCTCTTCATCCGTTGTTCTGCTATCTCTTGCAACAATTCCTGCAAACTTCAAAGCAGTCAACTCAAAGCAAAAACATTTTTTATGATTAATACTCATATTATCTGATAGTTAGGGATGAGGTTGCTAGTTTGCTACAAGAATAGAAAAAACAGAGATAGTTAAGAATTAGCATTTAGCACAACAAACAATAGTTCAACATGCTATACACACCATGTTATGTGGGGCGCCACGTACAGGCACAGGCCTAAGGATAAGAGGCCTAGTTGAGTTTATCTAGAGATATTAGTTGAGAATATCTAGGGATAATAACAGATTAGAAGTTGTTGAGATTTTTTAGGAGAGTTTAAGGAGATAGAGTCAAGCAGTTAGAAGGCTGCGGCCAGGCCAATAgccggcctatttatgtaatggaaagttatgaaataaagcaAGCAATGAATTATCTCTAAACCGTCTTTCTTCCCTGCTACTCCGGTCTCCCTCCTTGCTGCCCAGCACAGATCGGCGCCCAGCCGATTGCCCACACCACCTGCGAAGCCAGGGGCCGGCGTCTGCGCCATTGCCACTTCCCCCCTACCGTCGGCCACATAACACACCATGTTTGGTAAAATACGAAGGTCTTCATCAATTACATTGTAATATAAAAGAGTTCTTGTGCAATGTAATAGTGCAAGTTTAGACAAATTTGCAGTGTGTCCATTGCCAAATAGATTGGCGCGGACTGTTCATGCATATAATGCATGAAGCAAATAATCAGTTCTGAAGACTGCGGAGCCTGAAAGGGAACTGAATGAAACAAAAACTGAATCACTGACCCATAACACTTTCCATTTCGGTGCCTCCTCCAAAACCTCTTCCAATACAATGCCCACATCAGTATTAGCCTTCTGAGTGTTGGGACCTACAGTGGAATCTTCATTTTCTGAAGGAAAAAAAGGTACTTGTTACACTAAAATTCTTCAAAAAAAAAACATATACCTGCAAATGAAGGGGCCAAGAGCAGCTACCAGTTACTTTTCCTTTCTTGGTAGAATTATGTGCCACTTTCCTCTTCTTTGTTGGTGTGCCCTTATTATCTATGCTAACATTAACACCATCTGTTCTCACTGCCTGGTAAACGCGCCTTTTTGCAAGCTCAAATATCCTATGGCTTGAGTCAGCAAGTATCCAAACTGATCTGACACCTTCTGATACTCTCAATGTGTCAAGGTACTTCAAGTATGTAACGGCGTCATACCTACAGGTCCGGTAAAGAACATAAGAGGGTGCCTAGTTTCCCTTTGAAACTAGAACATGTCTAATACTCTAATTCTCATAACTGACTCAGGGTCAGCAGAACATTTTATACTAAGCACAAACATGAATAAGATACTAGGAAGGGGATGTGATCACTGAGAGGACAACTCCTACCTGACGAGGTAATCAAGCAGCTTGCGTAGCGTCCTGAGGTCAGCCACAAGCTGCTTTGTCTTCTTCCCAAGAGTGTGCCAGATGGGGTCGAGCTGCCTCCGGACGATCTCATCGAAGGACTTGAAGAGGCCCTTGTCGACGGTGAGGTCCTCAACATCCACCTTGTTGGTGCGCCTAAGTTCCTTGAGACAAGCGTCCATGGTAGCGAGGACAGCAGCCTGGATACCCCTCATGGGCGGCGTCATGGGAACGCGCACGTCTACGACGTCAGGCGGGGCGCGTTCCAGGTCGGCTGCGGCGAGAACGTGGAAGCGGGGCCAGAGGTGGAGACGGCGGACGTAGAGGCTCTTCATGGTACGCTCGGCCTTGGAGAAACCGGCGACCATGGCATGGGGGCAATCGGAGAAGGCGTAAACGGGGAGAAGATTGCGTTGACGGAGGAGGCGGCAGATGAAGGCATCGGAGGAGGTATCGGTGGAGCGGTGGGCGGAGAGGAGGAGTAGGGCTTGGACGCGGGAGGGGAGGAGGCGGGAGGTGAGGAGGTCGGCGGCGAGGGCGCGGGGAGAGAGGAAGAGAGCAGCGCCAGAGGCGTAAAGGGTGGCGCGCTGCTGCGCGGCGAGGTCAGGGGGCACGTCGTGAACCTGCAGCTTGTCTTGGAGGCGGCGCCGGATCCGGGCCTTGAGGGTATCGGTGGCGGAGAGGACGAGGAGACATCCTCCTCCAGCCGCGTTGCCGGGGGTCTGGTGGAGATGGAGGAGGAGGGTAGCGGCTAGGGAAGCGAGAGGGAGACCCGAGGAGAGCACCACCAGACCTCCGTTCGGATCTTCCACCAGATCCGCCAACACCTGCTGCTCGAACGCAAGCatcgccgctgccgccgccgccgccgccgccgagagcgCGACGGCCTTCGCCTTCTTCCCGGTGTAAGTATATTCCAGCAGTTTCTCTATTCCGCTCCATGTCACttcctatttcaaacttcaatctACAAAGTGTTATACATGTGTTGCTAGAGTAGAGCAGGTCTAGGGTGCTTTCAGTTTTACACTGCCagaaaagtcggcttttagaaaaagctattTCCTAGATCTGGTCCTTTAGGACCTGTTTGAGAGAGTTTTGTTTCAAAAAATTCAGCTTTGGTTTTCCAGTTTCACTATAAAACAGCTCCAGCAAATTGTTAAGCTGAGTTCCAGGAGCGTTTGGTTTGTATATGAACTCCAACTTCTATAGTACAATTGATTTGTGTGGGTTTCCTTGATTACCCTTGATGATTAGTGGGTTGTCGCCACAGAGAACAGAAGTTGTATGTTGCGTAACCAGTGGTATGGTGGGTAATTTTCGTACAGCTTCATGAGGAGATATAAAAACAGTATTTTTAAAGCACCCTCTAAGAAGCTTCATGAATTTCATGAAACGGGCCTCTAGTTTCGATTTTTTTTAAAACTAAAGCTCGTGGAGCTGACCTGTTTGGGTTGAAAAAGTTAGAACGAAATTGAAATTCTTGAAGTGAAGCtctcccaaacagggccttagtttggcttttggcttttagggggcaaaagccaaaaccaaaagtcaaaccaaacacacccttaatctAACACCCAAGTTGTATAAGAAATAAAGGGCTTTTCTATAGCTACATAAGAGCGTCTTAAAGGGACTATTTATTTTTTTCCTCTCTATTTGACTCTCTATTTTTTTATAAAGATTACACTCTGTATGTAGCATCTCACTACAACATATTATCTATCTAGTTTGGCTagtcagagtggctagccaagttTGGCTAGGGAGGAATCCAATTTGGAGAGTAATATAGTTTGGCGAATTAGATGGCTAGTCTGTTGGAGAGGTATGTTGTTGTTGACTGATCAAAATTTTGTTTAACGAGCCATTTGACTAATCTCTTATAGATGCTCAGTATGAGATTCCTTTCATTCTTTTTCACATTTAATTACCAAGACTATAAAAACAGCATGTCAAAGGTTTGAATTTAAATAGAATAATTAAAAAACTCAAAAATAAATAAAGATGCATCATGTTGAATCTTTGAAATATGCATTTAATGGAATTTGAAATCCAAAactaagtttgaatttgaaacaacAAAATGAAAACAGAAATAAAAAAGAAGAAAACATCGAATGGGCTAAAACCCACACTAGTCGCCTAAATCCCACCTCACCGCTCGGGCTCGGCCCACACTCCCTCGTTgtttattttcctttttcttcaaaAACCACATGCCACAGGGCACTCTTCCTTGTTATGAATGCCGCGTGCTGAAATGGTACATGTGGTCCATGACAGCCCTCCAAGGAAGTTCCTTCTCCAGATTCCGGGTTGAGATGACCAAGATAATCTCGCTTGTCTACGTTGTGGACGACATATTTGACTTTGTTGGCACACTGGAGGAGCTCTCCCTCTTCACTGAAGCAGTCAAAATGTAAGCTCGCATAT
Proteins encoded:
- the LOC100192883 gene encoding DNA repair endonuclease UVH1 isoform X1, giving the protein MLAFEQQVLADLVEDPNGGLVVLSSGLPLASLAATLLLHLHQTPGNAAGGGCLLVLSATDTLKARIRRRLQDKLQVHDVPPDLAAQQRATLYASGAALFLSPRALAADLLTSRLLPSRVQALLLLSAHRSTDTSSDAFICRLLRQRNLLPVYAFSDCPHAMVAGFSKAERTMKSLYVRRLHLWPRFHVLAAADLERAPPDVVDVRVPMTPPMRGIQAAVLATMDACLKELRRTNKVDVEDLTVDKGLFKSFDEIVRRQLDPIWHTLGKKTKQLVADLRTLRKLLDYLVRYDAVTYLKYLDTLRVSEGVRSVWILADSSHRIFELAKRRVYQAVRTDGVNVSIDNKGTPTKKRKVAHNSTKKGKVTENEDSTVGPNTQKANTDVGIVLEEVLEEAPKWKVLWELLQEIAEQRMKSSAGNVHDEDKNDESGIVLVSCKDERTCLQLQECILKGPCQVMREEWEKYLIGKAELHGLNKDKRKSEQPKGVGVLDGEVQMGSSESVCPVSISKLETNALLAAASELRNISNEADVKSSSNSSCSKAGGAKGKPKKTTSKRQGSNRKNKSKEGNDNSQGTGLDSEGQSGKADVQAEIVASKMSAYDASMSASTSNVKFNHSSAFGNLANAKPLPPVQFHALDSDHQVLDVWKPSVIIVYHPDITFVREIEVYKAENSSRKLKVYFLFYEDSTEVQKYESSIRRENEAFESLIRQKSLMMIPVDQDGRCIGPTVANEPEPPLCQNSITRKAGGKKAPEKEMQVIVDMREFMSSLPNVLHQKGIRIVPVTLEVGDYVLSPLICVERKSIADLFQSFASGRLYNQVETMARYYKIPVLLIEFSQDKSFSFQSANEIGDDVSPTNIISKLSLLVLHFPRLRIIWSRSLHATAEIFMSLKTNQDEPDEKKATRVGVPSEDGIVEDDVRSENYNTSAIEFLRRLPGVTDSNYRAIMDGCNSLAELALLPVERLAELMGGQKAARTLKEFLDAKCPTML
- the LOC100192883 gene encoding DNA repair endonuclease UVH1 isoform X2; translation: MLAFEQQVLADLVEDPNGGLVVLSSGLPLASLAATLLLHLHQTPGNAAGGGCLLVLSATDTLKARIRRRLQDKLQVHDVPPDLAAQQRATLYASGAALFLSPRALAADLLTSRLLPSRVQALLLLSAHRSTDTSSDAFICRLLRQRNLLPVYAFSDCPHAMVAGFSKAERTMKSLYVRRLHLWPRFHVLAAADLERAPPDVVDVRVPMTPPMRGIQAAVLATMDACLKELRRTNKVDVEDLTVDKGLFKSFDEIVRRQLDPIWHTLGKKTKQLVADLRTLRKLLDYLVRYDAVTYLKYLDTLRVSEGVRSVWILADSSHRIFELAKRRVYQAVRTDGVNVSIDNKGTPTKKRKVAHNSTKKGKVTENEDSTVGPNTQKANTDVGIVLEEVLEEAPKWKVLWELLQEIAEQRMKSSAGNVHDEDKNDESGIVLVSCKDERTCLQLQECILKGPCQDGRCIGPTVANEPEPPLCQNSITRKAGGKKAPEKEMQVIVDMREFMSSLPNVLHQKGIRIVPVTLEVGDYVLSPLICVERKSIADLFQSFASGRLYNQVETMARYYKIPVLLIEFSQDKSFSFQSANEIGDDVSPTNIISKLSLLVLHFPRLRIIWSRSLHATAEIFMSLKTNQDEPDEKKATRVGVPSEDGIVEDDVRSENYNTSAIEFLRRLPGVTDSNYRAIMDGCNSLAELALLPVERLAELMGGQKAARTLKEFLDAKCPTML